In Zea mays cultivar B73 chromosome 7, Zm-B73-REFERENCE-NAM-5.0, whole genome shotgun sequence, the following proteins share a genomic window:
- the LOC100382082 gene encoding HIPL1 protein precursor, whose amino-acid sequence MRASTMAGAILVAATLLLVVAVRDGHCAQLCMDSTFPRATNASLSFCGYNGTSCCNATDDAAVQKQFAAMNISGTPCGDVVKNVLCARCSPYAGELFTVTTAPRTVPLLCSTTGASSRLSSAAKPAAAAATATTDYCTQVWDTCKDVRVPGSPFQAPRGTAPSPAPRLTDLWQSAGEFCGSLGGAGRSPCLDGGGAAFNSTRPAALPLRGMCLERVGNGSYLNMAAHPDGSARVFLSTQAGKVFLAAVPPQGSGRALQMDAANPFLDITDEVHMDNEFGLMGLAFHPDFAANGRFFVSYNCDKTQQATCAGRCACNSDVGCDPSKLGADNGKQPCQYHSVVAEYSANSTSGTPATATSANPAEVKRIITLGLPFTTHHGGQILFSPADGYMYFAMGDGGSVGDPWNFAQNKKSLLGKILRVDVNTMPSGNTTAGWGNYAIPKDNPASADPSFAPEVFALGFKNPWRCSFDSGKPSYMYCADVGQAAYEEVDLVMKGGNYGWRVFEGPLPFNPPSTPGGNTSADSIDAIAPVMGYAHSSVNSNVGSASITGGYVYRSMTDPCLNGRYLYADLYAKSMWAGTETPEGSGVYNVSTMAFGCSKSSPIPCDFAAGSSLPSLGYIFSFGEDNAKDVYLLTSKGVYRVVDPAECDYACPVKSSAPGAGTPPPGAAPSSALRARAPALATLLAGVLLGFLCFSF is encoded by the exons ATGAGGGCGTCGACGATGGCTGGGGCGATCCTCGTCGCCGCCACGCTGCTGCTCGTCGTCGCCGTCCGGGACGGCCACTGCGCGCAACTGTGCATGGACTCAA CGTTCCCGCGGGCGACCAACGCGTCCCTCTCCTTCTGCGGCTACAACGGCACCTCCTGCTGCAACGCCACGGACGACGCCGCCGTCCAGAAGCAGTTCGCGGCCATGAACATCTCCGGCACGCCGTGCGGCGACGTCGTCAAGAACGTCCTCTGCGCG AGATGCAGCCCGTACGCCGGCGAGCTGTTCACCGTGACGACGGCCCCGCGGACGGTGCCGCTGCTGTGCAGCACCACCGGCGCGTCGAGCCGCCTGAGCAGCGCCGCCaagcccgcggcggcggcggcaacggCAACGACGGACTACTGCACGCAGGTGTGGGACACCTGCAAGGACGTGCGCGTGCCGGGGTCGCCGTTCCAGGCGCCCAGGGGCACGGCGCCGTCCCCGGCGCCGCGGCTGACCGACCTGTGGCAGTCCGCGGGCGAGTTCTGCGGCTCGCTGGGCGGCGCCGGCAGGTCGCCGTGCCtggacggcggcggcgcggcgttcAACTCCACCCGCCCGGCGGCGCTGCCGCTCCGCGGCATGTGCCTGGAGCGCGTCGGCAACGGCTCCTACCTCAACATGGCGGCGCACCCGGACGGGTCCGCCCGCGTGTTCCTCAGCACCCAGGCCGGCAAGGTCTTCCTGGCCGCCGTGCCGCCGCAGGGCTCCGGGCGGGCACTGCAGATGGACGCGGCCAACCCGTTCCTCGACATCACCGACGAGGTGCACATGGACAACGAGTTCGGCCTCATGGGCCTCGCCTTCCACCCGGATTTCGCTGCCAACGGCCGCTTCTTCGTCTCCTACAATTGCGACAAGACGCAGCAGGCCACGTGCGCCGGCCGCTGCGCCTGCAACTCCGACGTCGGCTGCGACCCGTCCAAGCTCGGcgccgacaacggcaagcagccgTGCCAGTACCACAGCGTCGTCGCCGAGTACAGCGCCAACTCCACCTCCGGAACGCCGGCGACG GCGACCTCGGCGAACCCGGCGGAGGTGAAGAGGATCATCACGCTGGGGCTGCCGTTCACGACGCACCACGGCGGGCAGATCCTCTTCAGCCCGGCCGACGGCTACATGTACTTCGCCATGGGCGACGGCGGCAGCGTCGGCGACCCCTGGAACTTCGCGCAGAACAAGAAGTCGCTGCTCGGCAAGATCCTCCGGGTCGACGTCAACACCATGCCGA GTGGCAACACCACGGCTGGCTGGGGCAACTACGCCATCCCCAAGGACAACCCCGCCTCCGCTGATCCTAGCTTCGCGCCGGAGGTCTTCGCTCTCGGCTTCAAGAACCCCTGGCGGTGCAGCTTCGACTCCGGCAAGCCGTCCTACATGTACTGCGCCGATGTCGGCCAG GCGGCGTACGAGGAGGTGGACCTGGTGATGAAGGGCGGCAACTACGGGTGGCGCGTGTTCGAGGGCCCCCTGCcgttcaacccgccgtccacccccGGCGGCAACACCTCCGCCGACTCCATCGACGCCATCGCCCCCGTCATGGGCTACGCCCACAGCTCCGTCAACAGCAACGTCGGCTCCGCCTCCATCACCGGCGGCTACGTCTACCGCTCCATGACGGACCCATGCCTCAACGGCAGGTACCTGTACGCCGACCTGTACGCCAAGTCGATGTGGGCGGGGACCGAGACGCCGGAGGGCAGCGGCGTGTACAACGTGTCGACGATGGCGTTCGGCTGCTCCAAGAGCTCGCCCATCCCGTGCGACTTCGCCGCCGGGAGCTCGCTGCCGTCGCTGGGCTACATCTTCTCCTTCGGCGAGGACAACGCCAAGGACGTCTACCTGCTCACCAGCAAGGGCGTGTACCGGGTGGTCGACCCTGCCGAGTGCGACTACGCGTGCCCCGTCAAGAGCTCGGCCCCGGGCGCCGGCACGCCGCCGCCCGGTGCTGCCCCGAGTTCGGCGCTCAGGGCACGCGCGCCGGCGTTGGCCACGCTGCTCGCGGGCGTGCTGCTCGGCTTCCTCTGCTTCAGCTTTTGA
- the LOC103632089 gene encoding DDT domain-containing protein DDR4, with protein MASASLHPASPSHPNPNHSPDADLRSDRPMPDADAVSGGASPTSPEKREEEEEEAPGKEAKPAAAAEEQPTPRKTRLPRACNNKPKPPPPPPSERPRRRAAAASGAGGADETPQCRVVTPLVSEPEAPAELPRWRLRCMWELGSVLNFLHVFRPLLNITGEFTAEDVEAALITPNEILDDVHMPLLKSIPPVTRMAMGRGTWVTVLCRKLKDWWHWVAEGDLPIVASHGTEIETYKTLEPAIRLLILKAICDIRVEQEDIRNFIDSSLKHGHDLSTFRKERIGGDSLGISYWYEDDEILGHRLYREIRRVEQVKKEPGKRSRGKGGSSAISVVSYQWETVASTFDEFDDVAEKLFSSRNRTEVSLGKKLKIEYLPEIEKLHKKKERLLKKQQREALLLDSYLASDGLTTGRSLRDRKPVTYTFDDYDRSINEAIKITKKRENSAEPVATTANRRVLPPRSEAPSNGKLNNGPSPTTNDSSDGNSSKSDDYRDSDGEQENEALDRSNRRRKRSQRYTQDFVEAVSDVDPNFDSDDDIMGEAVYDDEYLRSRKQNKPSSASEEDEEFRLEEDAEDDDEEEYSLSTSEDLEEPQRHKKLETRGRRGTKLRSVGEIQAGLRRSKRSSRPRINYRQYDFSDSDTEPRKARKSDASDPDAGSDAENDMELSTSSQEQEEEEDDSHDEENGNNANDKMEEDHTAEENKIEPEEEKEQPQQQPVEKMDAPSRESKSVGRTFLDLNELAPGGGFDDGPSLTVRDDMDNI; from the exons ATGGCCTCCGCCTCCCTGCACCCCGCTTCTCCCTCCCACCCAAACCCTAACCATAGCCCCGACGCAGATCTCCGATCTGATCGCCCCATGCCCGACGCCGACGCCGTAAGCGGAGGCGCCTCGCCCACTTCCCCGGAGAAgcgggaggaggaggaagaggaggcGCCGGGGAAGGAGGCgaagccggcggcggcggcggaggagcaGCCGACCCCACGGAAGACGCGCCTTCCGCGCGCTTGCAACAATAAGCCCAaacccccgccgccgccgccgtccgagcgTCCGCGCCGCCGTGCCGCGGCGGCGTCGGGCGCCGGCGGCGCGGACGAGACGCCACAATGCCGCGTGGTCACGCCTCTCGTGTCGGAGCCCGAGGCGCCTGCTGAGCTTCCCCGCTGGCGGCTCCGCTGCATGTGGGAGCTCGGCTCCGTGCTCAACTTCCTCCAC GTGTTCCGACCTCTGCTGAACATCACTGGGGAGTTCACGGCTGAGGACGTCGAGGCGGCGCTTATCACTCCCAACGAGATTCTAGATGATGTGCATATGCCACTGCTAAAG TCAATTCCTCCTGTAACTCGCATGGCTATGGGACGTGGAACCTGGGTGACCGTCCTATGCAGAAAGCTGAAGGATTGGTGGCATTGG GTTGCAGAAGGTGATCTGCCAATTGTTGCATCTCATGG AACTGAAATTGAGACATACAAAACACTAGAACCAGCTATTCGTTTATTAATTTTGAAAGCGATATGTGATATCCGTGTTGAG CAAGAGGATATTCGGAACTTCATTGACagttcccttaagcatggtcatgACCTTTCTACTTTTCGTAAAGAACGGATTGGAGGGGATTCCCTTGGAATCTCATACTG GTATGAAGATGATGAGATTCTCGGGCATAGATTGTATCGTGAAATTAGACGAGTAGAACAGGTTAAGAAGGAGCCTGGAAAGAGGTCCAGGGGaaaaggaggatcttcagctattTCAGTTGTGTCCTACCAATGGGAAACTGTTGCGTCCACCTTTGATGAGTTTGATGATGTGGCA GAAAAACTCTTTTCAAGTCGGAACAGGACAGAGGTTTCTCTTGGAAAGAAGTTGAAGATTGAATATCTTCCAGAGATAGAAAAGCTCCATAAA AAGAAAGAGAGGTTGCTCAAAAAGCAACAGAGAGAAGCTCTTCTTCTTGATAGCTACTTGGCATCAGATGGACTTACCACCGGCCGCTCTCTCCGTGATAGAAAGCCCGTGACTTATACATTTG ATGACTATGATCGCTCAATAAATGAAGCCATCAAAATTACGAA GAAAAGAGAGAACTCAGCTGAGCCTGTTGCTACTACTGCCAATAGAAGGGTGCTTCCTCCAAGATCGGAGGCACCAAGCAATGGGAAGTTAAATAATGGTCCCTCACCAACAACCAATGACTCATCTGATGGAAATTCTTCAAAGTCAGATGACTACCGAGACAGCGATGGTGAACAAGAAAATGAGGCACTTGATCGCAG CAACCGGCGGAGGAAAAGATCTCAGAGATACACACAAGACTTTGTTGAGGCTGTCTCAGATGTTGATCCTAACTTTGACAGTGACGACGATATCATGGGAGAGGCAGTGTATGATGACGAATACCTGAGAAGTCGCAAACAGAATAAGCCATCAAGTGCTTCTGAAGAGGATGAAGAGTTCCGGTTGGaagaagatgccgaagatgatgatgaagaggaaTATTCATTGAGTACCAGTGAAGATCTAGAGGAGCCACAACGGCATAAAAAGCTGGAAACTCGTGGCCGGCGAGGTACGAAGCTGAGATCAGTTGGTGAAATCCAAGCAGGTCTTAGACGCAGCAAGCGTTCTTCTCGTCCTCGTATTAACTATCGCCAATATGATTTTTCGGACTCGGATACGGAGCCTCGAAAGGCAAGGAAATCTGACGCATCAGATCCTGATGCTGGCTCCGATGCCGAGAATGATATGGAGCTCTCGACATCGAGTCAAGAGCaagaggaggaagaggatgaTAGTCATGATGAAGAAAATGGTAATAATGCGAATGATAAAATGGAGGAGGACCACACTGCagaagaaaataaaatagaaccaGAGGAGGAGAAGGAGCAGCCACAGCAGCAGCCTGTAGAGAAGATGGATGCTCCCAGCAGGGAAAGTAAAAGTGTAGGAAGAACATTCCTAGATCTAAACGAGCTTGCACCTGGAGGTGGCTTTGATGATGGCCCAAGCTTGACAGTGAGAGATGACATGGACAACATCTAG